A region of the Pseudomonas sp. A34-9 genome:
CAGTGTGTTGCCGCTGATGGCGTCCGGGCATGCTTTCAACACTGCAGTGGACGAGATGCCGATCAGTTGGGACCACGTCGAACTACGTCTGGACGCCTACTGTGCGACGAAGGCCGACTGCGACTCGCTGGGCATCAGCATCGGTGACGTGGTCGCCTTCGATCCGCTGCCGGAATTCACCGAAAGCGGCCACATCAGCGCCCGCCACCTCGATGACAAGGCCGGGGTCGCAGCGCTGCTGGCGGCACTCAAAGCCATCGTCGACAGCGGCCAGGAACTGATGATCGACTGCCATCCGCTGTTCACCATCACCGAGGAAACCGGCAGCGGCGCGGCGGCTGCGTTGCCGTGGGACGTCAGCGAATTTGTCGGCATCGACATTGCGCCAGTGGCGCCGGGGCAACACTCCAGCGAGCACGCGGTGAGTGTGGCGATGCAGGATTCCGGCGGGCCGTACGACTATCACCTGTCGCGACATTTGCTGCGTCTTGCCGGTGAACACGAACTGCCGGTGCGCCGCGACCTGTTCCGCTATTACTTCAGCGATGCGCACTCGGCGGTGACGGCGGGCCACGATATCCGCACCGCCCTGCTCGCCTTTGGCTGCGATGCGACCCATGGGTACGAGCGCACGCACATCGACAGTCTGGCGGCGCTCAGTCGCTTGCTTGGCGCTTATATTCTGAGCCCACCGGTATTCGCCAGTGATGCGGCGCCGGCGAATGCTTCGCTCGATCGCTTCAGTCATCAGATTGAACATGACACGCAGATGGAGAGTGATACGCGGGTGCCGTCGGTGGACAGTCTGGTGGGGCAGCGTAACGATAGTTAGATCATCGTTGTTTGGAACACCGCTATCGCGAGCAGGCGAA
Encoded here:
- a CDS encoding osmoprotectant NAGGN system M42 family peptidase, whose product is MTTQIPEPDLNYLQKVLLEMLAIPSPTGFTDTIVRYVAERLEELGIPFEMTRRGTIRATLKGKKNSPDRAVSAHLDTIGAAVRAIKDNGRLTLAPVGCWSSRFAEGSRVSLFTDNGVIRGSVLPLMASGHAFNTAVDEMPISWDHVELRLDAYCATKADCDSLGISIGDVVAFDPLPEFTESGHISARHLDDKAGVAALLAALKAIVDSGQELMIDCHPLFTITEETGSGAAAALPWDVSEFVGIDIAPVAPGQHSSEHAVSVAMQDSGGPYDYHLSRHLLRLAGEHELPVRRDLFRYYFSDAHSAVTAGHDIRTALLAFGCDATHGYERTHIDSLAALSRLLGAYILSPPVFASDAAPANASLDRFSHQIEHDTQMESDTRVPSVDSLVGQRNDS